TACAACAACATGAttagtttatacatatatatatctatcgtttttcagattctttccacaTGTTGGTTTTGAGttcttgcatatattttcctgtgctatacaatgagAATTTTTCAtctatccatcctgtatataacaGTTTGTATCTGTGAACACCAAGCTCCCAATCCTTCtcttccccagcctcctcctATTAGGCaaacacaagtttgttttctgtatctgtgagtctgcttctgttgggtAAATAAGTTTCTTCGTGCCATATTTCACTTCCcatatatataagtgatatcacgatgtttgtcttcctctgtctgactttcttcacctagtatgataatctccgtTGCACCCATCTTGCtccaaatggcattgtttcatgctttttaatggctgactaatattccattgtacctaTGTACCACTTGTTTCTTATCATATTCACCTGGAagctactgttttttaaaaaatttcctttctttccttccattttgCATCAGCAGAAAAAGGAAAGCCACACGTTAGCCTATACTGCTGTCATTTTTGCAGGCTGACTTAGTTGAAAAAGTTCAAGTATCTCACTTGAAGATAATCACCTTCTGAATGGGAAAGTTAATTCAAATGTGTGTTTCAGACGGTGTGGTTGGAAGATCTTTACTAGTTCTGTCAGAATCATGAGAGATTAAACACCAGCCTTGCATAAAATGTGACCTCTCTTTAATTTCGGTTCTCCTTGAGGGAGGGAAGCACATGGACAACTTTGAGTTCAGGCCTGACGGGAACACGATTTAGTTTCCACCAGCTTGCGGCCTTTCTCGCTTGTCTCCGATGACCCCGGTTGCCCACATTTCTTCAGAATTCAGTTTTTCTCACTAAAACTGCTCGGCGTTCATCAACCAACCAGTCTGAAATTTAACAGGGCTCAAGAAATGCAAAGTAGCCtaatgtaacagaaaaaaaaaaaaagttctctggGGATAGAATGTAAGTCCTTGGGGCAAAACATGGTTACATGAGAATTTTGACACATATAAAAGCAGAGAGTGTCTTTACTGATTTCTCTGATGGAACAGCGTCCATAACAGAGTGTGTTTACTTACAATTACGTGGAGTTGacatcactcttttttttttttttcactgagccTGACAGCCATCTGGGGGAAAATCAAATGGGCAGGAATGAGAGACCCACCAAatactacccattccagtaatttTAACATTTCTTCAGTAATGGGTTATATAAAAGATTACTTGCGAAGAGAACAAATTACAAGCAAACTGATTTGTTTCCTGGTAGCGAATGTACATATGGGGTGAAAgattcaggggggaaaaaaatatagTTCCACTTACCACCCTTGGTGAAATCCACAATATTTTCCTCTGGAATCCCCAATTTTCTAACCTCCTCAAGGAACCTCTCCAGATCATGATCATCAACATCATCTTCTTTGCCTGGAAATCACAATGCAGGAAAGCAGAAATTTACCCGTTATAACCGTTGCTGAAGACAGAATGAGAAGAATTGAATGCGCTGACCAGGTTTCCCATGGAATAACGGGAGAGAGCTTCAAACAGTTACCATTTCCCACGACTCAGATGTCTGCTGTCCATCTTAAAGAATTAATCCCCATCCAACTGGGTAACCAGCCCCGCCCCCCGCATCAGCAGCAGGACCCCAAAGAACTCCATGAAATTGGGGCTCCTTCCATCACACAATGGAACTGCCTTGCTCCTTGACCAACTTCCTGCCATCTGTGCTTAGGTCTTGTTCTGGGGCCCAGATAAATAGCAAACAGAGTTCTCCCCCAATAGACACACACTCACCATGTCACACGTGATAACGGGAGACAATCTTCTCTTTATTTAACCCACGGTTCTACTCAGAACCTTTCCTGAAATGGACACCTGACATccccagggaggcctgccgtgctgcagtccatggggtttgcaaagagtcggacacaacttaacgactgaacaacaacgtacAATAAGAAGTCCCCGTGGTACACACACCTCTCGGTGTTTCGACGTGGTTATTTGGGGGTGATGTCAACATTCATAAGAACAACGCACTGGATAAATGAACAGGACAAAGATGTATTTTAAACGTTTCTGTTTCAAGGCTTGGGATACTTTGGAAAAGTGGCATAAAATGAAGGAATTGAGGACAACTTTgatatatggtaaagaatctgggagacctgggttcgatccctggtttgggaagatcccctggaggagggcatggcaacccactccagtattcttgcctggagaatcccatggacagaggagcctggggggctacagtccagggggtcacaagagtcagacacggcagaCTGCCTACCACTTTCATTATAACCAtgccttcaaaaaagaaaaaaaaaaactcagtccTTTTATTTTTAGGTTCTAGCAGGTGAGAATGATTCTGAATTGTCTGATGATATTTCCTACCACTTCCATCTACTTTCTTCACCTCTCTTTCTATGGTAGATTACTTTCCAGGGCTCTTAGGTGGATGAACAGAAAGACCTGGCCCttgcaaatgaaaaatgaaagcacaagATGAATTACAGATAAAAATACAGCAATGCTGCCGTTACACGGCAATGGGGATGTCGTCAGGTGGTAATACATACCCAAGAGCCCAATGAGTCTGGTTCTGTTGCCTGTTTCATCCACGTTTTCAGTATTTACTATCAGACCATCATCAGACACCAGAATAAAGTGGAATTCATTGGCACCCGCATCTTTAATAGAGAGTGAAAATACGCAGTTAGCCCCACCTTGAATATTAGGAGATCACAGCTCTATCACAGTGAATTTAGCCTGTTGGCAGCGATGCCTTCTGTTCTTATCCTATCGGCAAGCACAACTGCCTGTCAATCTCTGTCTCAGCCCTGTGTCGAATTCTGGAGTTGCTATGGCAGCAAGGAGAGAAGGCAAGACTTCTCCTTAGTCCCACCATCTCACGCAGTTGACCAATCACTCCTTGCCATGTCCCTAAAGCGGTTTTCTAGAACATGCGTTCCAATGAACACTTTTTAAACAACATGAGCACTTTATCAAGGCCCAggtccaaaaaaaaagaaaaaatttctttgtatttctgttatcTCAGACATGGAGTTGATTTCTGTTTAAGACCAAAAGCAAAAAAGCATTTCAGAGGTTAGCCCTGCCGTATATATATGAGCATGTtgtaaagtagatagctagtgggaaggtcCTGGGAAGCATGGGGTGCTCAGCTAGGTGTTTTTGTGACGACctggaggggtgagatggggagacaTGGAGGTTATGGAGGGAGGGGATATCCATGTACATTTAGCTGATTTGGAAGCTGTTCTATAGgaagctcagcccagtgctctgttaTGACCGAGAGACGTgggatgggagggtgggaggTCATAGGGGGAGGACATATTTGTATACATTCAACAGATTCACGTTGTACTACAGACACCAACCCAACACCATAAAACAaccatcctccaattaaaaacaaatttaaaagatgaaatcaGGGACAAGCAGAGATGTTTCATAGCGATACATTTTAAGGTAGCAATGAATAAGCAATATTTTAACcacaaaatttttcaaatatttaattgaaagaataaaaaagaaaaaacttcatgTTATTGAGTGCCAACCCTGTGTGCAGCAGCCTTCtgaacattttatattaattactGCATTTCCTCTGCCCCTCAGGCTGGGTTACAACAGAGCCCATTGTCACGCTTGTTGCTGTGAAGATGGTTTACCTAGTAATGAGTTCTGTCCTCTCCTGGAGGGACACCCGTCCTCTCTGCCTGTCCACTCTGCCCTGTATGTCTGGACGAGATGCAGCCCCGACCTACTAGGTGTCATTTCTACATCCGCTAGTCCATCCTGTCTCTCCTGGCCCCCATCACACCTTCCTGCAATCACTCAGCGACATGGGAGGTAAAACCGCCCGACTGTGTTCCCAAAACATGCCAACACAATTGCTCAGTGTCTGAAAACACTGACCATCATTCGAAAAACAGATTAGcttgagaaaaaaggaaaacatagccACTGCAATTCAGGCTCCCAGCCCCCAGCAAGTGCATGCTACTTGCCCAAACCTGCTCTGGGTCCACGAGCCTTGGGTCACATTGGAACAACTCAAATCGGATTTTCTGTTGTCCTCCGGCCACCCATCTTTGGGAAGAGCCGTCCAAGGTCTGGGGTTGGACTCTGTGTTCATAACAAAAGGCATTGCTGGGGAGATTCGGGGACCAGTGCCTGGTGTAGGCAGTTCCTGAGGAAGTTAAGACCGAGACCTCAACCTGAGTGAACGCTTACCCGTGAAACACTCATACTTACATTCAGCCACGTAAACGTTGTTTGCGATCCTTCTTCCACTAACAGATGACTCTATACATTTCCCGTTGTTCCTTAAAGACAAAACAGCTTCCAGTTGGTTGATAGAAGTCATATGGATTTCACATCTCATTAGGATTTTGTTCCatcaaccaccaccaccccccgacACACAATGTCCTGTGTCACGAATCATTTTATTGACTGAGACAGTGTGAGATTCACCAGCAAAGCTTGTAACATCACGTGACTACCAAGTGACAAGGACTGTCACGTGGACGCGTGAAATCTGAGCAGCCATCCCAGGGATACACTGCCAATACAAAACAGATCACCTTCACAAACAAACAAGCATGCAGAAAGCCAGAATTGTAGGAAAGAAGGAATGTCACCAGTCTGAGCTTTAATCCTTTTCTTCAAGCTGAGAGGCACAGCTATCAACAGAGACCTTAGCCCTCTCCCAGTCCTGACAGCGTATTCTTAGAGTTTGCATACGTGCATGTGAAGTCgtctcagtcatgtgtgactctttgtgacccccttggactgtagcccacaaggctcctctctctgtggaattttccaggcaagaacactggagcgggttgcctttcccttctgcaggggatcttcccagcccagggatcaaacctgaatctcttaatgtcccctgcattggcaggcgggttctttacccgctTTACCCGCTTTTCACTAGCACCAGCTGTGAAACCCATTCTTAGCAGATATAATCGCCCCAAAGTGCAggatagtaaagaaaaaaaaatgtctttaattttatcGAAAACAAACTCTTGCTGTATAAAAACACAGTAAGAGGACTTCCCTCTGGTCCCGTGGATGAGAATCCACTTGCCTatacagggaacacaggttcaatccctggtcccggaagatcccacatgcagagcggcaactaagcctgtgtgccacagttactgaacCTGTACTCCAGAGCTGGAGTTCCTCAACTAGAGAAGCCGTCACagcaagaagcctgagcactacaATGAGAGAGTGGCCCCCGGTTcaccagaactagagaaagcccacacatagcgatgaagacccaccacagccaaaaaagaaaaaagaaaaattaattttaaaaaaacagtataaGAGGAATTAACATGAAAGGACATCTGTGTATACAAACACGTTCACCCACATACAAAATACATATGATATTTGACATAGGGAACAATGTTCAAAtatgaaagggaaagtcgctcggtcgtgtccaactcttggcgatcccatggactccatgggattcttcaggcaagaatactggagtgggtagcctttcccttctccaggggatcttcccgacccaggggtcaaacccaggtctcctgcattgcaggcagcttctttaccagctgagccaccagggaagaccaagaatactgaagtgggtagcctatcccctctccagcggatcgtcccaacccagggacagaacccgggtctctcacattcAACACGGATtcttagacatgactgaagcaacttagcatgcacacagggaTGACATAATATAAATTATGTGTATTTATACACCATTATCTCCAAGCATAAGCCTCTGCattctttcccttttctatttattgattaaattttttactgtgtttctgtgttaggtgctcagttatgtctgactctttctgaccccatacactgcagcccaccaggctcctctgtccatgggattctccaggactgcagtgggttgtcatttcctcctccaggggatcttccccaccctgggatcgaacccgcgtctcttgtgtctcttgcattggcaggcgggttctttaccactaggggcACCTGTGCTATACAGATCCTTATTTATTAaggtttttatttctcaaaaccagggggtggggggcttccctggtggcgcagaggattaagtatctgcctgcaatgcaggagacccgggttcgatccctgggttgggaagatcccctggagaaggaaatggcaacccactccagtattcttacctggagaatcccatggacagaggagcctggcaggctacagtccacggggtcgcaaagagttggacacgactgagtgacttcactttatttctcaaaatatgtACATGAGTTTTCAGTAAACCATCTGCCGTGTAGTGGACATTCCCTGAGTGGTACCTGGGGCTCTGAGGCTTTGGTAAACTCAGTGGTGATGAAAGATTCCAGGACATTCCCTGGAGGCTCTCAGGGAAACTGCCCCCGTAGCTCAGAGACCCTGCTCAGCCCCCCAGCTCAGGGCGTCATGCTCTCAACATCATCCAGAGAGCTCCCTGCAGATGGGGGAGACGCTCCCTCCCTCAGTCTCAGGGTTTACAGGTGGTTTCCTTCTGGGTTATGTTTACTTACTTGACAAAGAAGTGGAAGACAAGGGAGTCCCCTTTGTCGTTAAATTTGATGCTGCGAAGATAAACGTTGAATGGCCCGTTCTCACCGGTCTTTTCTGTGTTGCTGGAGGCGATGTAATGAGTTCTCCATTCTCCTGAAATCTAAAAGCAAAACTTCCCTTAGAAATGTGAGTCCCTCCCTTTTCATCCTGTTCGACACCATCCTTCGGGAGTTTCCCTACACTTTCACTGGGGCAGAAGCTACCCAAGTTTATTGAGTAAGAAGCCCTGCTTATAAAGTTATGTAAAGACTCAAGtcaaaggaagaagagggaattGAGGTATTTCTGTGACTGCTTAAGCTCTCGTGCCAAATTCAGAACTCCAGTGCAACAGCTGTTTGACCGAACCTCCTCTGATTtggtcttccctgctggctcaggcggtaaagaatctgcctacaatgtgggagacgtgggttgcATTGtagttcgggaagatcccttggaggaagaaatggcaacccactccactatttttgcctggagaatcccatggaaagaggagcctggtgggatacagtctatgaggtcacaaagagtcagacaaaactgagtaacCAAtaccttcacttcactttcctctGTTTTACAAGAGCAGTGAAAATGTCTAAGAGACAAGGAAGATAATAGGatactgtgttttaaaaatcagtgaaaacagACAGGTATATCTCCTGGGataggatgtgtgtgtatgtgtgtgtgagagcctATATCTATATGTGGTTGTAATTCACTGTAAATATACtatcaaatgggcttccctagtggatcagatggtaaagaatctgcctgcaatgtgggagacataggttcaaaaccagggttgggaagatcccctggaggaggaaatggcaacccagtccagaattcttgagtggagaatcccatggacagaagagcctggtgggatagtctatggggttgcaaagagtcagacacaactgactaacaccttcacttcactttcctctGTTTTGCAACAGTGGTGAAAATACCTAAGAGGCATTTAATAGACAGTAGagattgagcttccctggtggctcagacagtaaagaatcttcctgcaatatgggagagcTGGGCTTGAtcccaaggttgggaagatcccctggaggaggaaatggcaacccactccagtactcttgcctgaagaatcccatggacagaggagcctggcaggctacagtccatggagtcacaaagggtcgaacgtgactgagtgactttcacttacctAACGGGGAAGAGATAATACAGAGATAATATGAATCCAGGGTGGATGCCAATTAATGAAGCCGTTTTTCAGTTGCCGATAATGACTAGGTTTATAGATGCATGTGGaaagaggtgcctggtgggctacagtccatacggcggggaaagagtcagacacgactgagtgactacccactccagtattcttgcctggagaatcccatgtacagaggagcctggtgggctatacagtccttggggtcacaaagagtcagatacaactgaagcaacttcacataGCATAGATGAATCCACATAACAGAAACCCCAtaagaaacacatacacacacacaagagagaaATCCTCCCTGATCTGCTCATTTTGGGTACCTGTGAGtggtgtggctcagctggaatctCCTGGGAAGAACAGACCAGACCAAGGACCAAAGTCAAAAACAGGACCTTCATCTTGTTGGCTTGCATGGTTGACTCCGCGTGGTCCTTCTTCTTGAGAGGCTGCGGGTGTCCCAGTGGTTTGGAGAGGACGTGAACGGCTTCCACTTTTTATCCTATCCCGCTGCTGTGGGCGTGAGACGCACACAAACCAATGGCCTCTCCTCCTGAGACACTGATGACGTAGACATCCCCTTCTGATATCCTGGTTGGCAGTTGAGCTTCCCTGGCAATCTGTCGCTTTTATAATGAGATTATACACTTTGTATCTGGACATTTGGCCTTTACACTCAATGAAAAGTCAGGCTCTTTGAAGGTCAGGTATCTTTGCTTTCCTTGACATCCTGAGATTTAAAATGGGAGAAACCATCCAAGATACATATCTGCAACTCCTGAACTGTTTTTTTTGGCATTGAGAAAATGGGGTTTAAGCTTCTCTTCCAGAACTAAAGATGTGATGGATTTAACAAGATTATAATGAGGACTTAGAGACCCTGGGCAACTCTCGGATTTCTCTCAGGTGAAGAGGACAAAGCATGTTGATCATTTCCTCCTCACAAGGAGGACAGTGTATTCAGATGCCTCCAGTAACCTTCTGGGAAGAGAGCATGTCAGCAGGTCATTGCCATCACCCCCTGTTTCAAAAACCCTCTTACCCATCTATTCTGTAATATATCATTtgctcactgactcaatgatttctccaggcaagcaagAAAGCATGAGACTAATTCTtctaactttaaatattttagaagaaaaggaaaaaaaaaaggaaaaaaacaactttcctcccaataaactataaaattcatattttaaggtgggacagaaaaaaaaaaaaaaacaaagtcagacaTCAATGTCTTTCTTCTGTGTTGCTTGGACCTGTTGCCTTTTATCCTAACATGTAGGGTGTGTCTGCTCTACACATTAACCCCAGACCCTCAGGACACAGGATGGTGACATTGACCACAGGGGtcaattatgtttttctttcttctgatgctGCCCACATAACTTCTTAAAGACTAGGAGGGGCTCCTGGCactcccaggaggctcagtgataatgaatttgcctgccagtgctagagatgcaagttcgatctctgggtcaggaagatcccctggagtaggaaatggcaacaaacccactccagtattcttgtctgaaaaatgccatggacagaggagcctggtgggctacagcccatggggttgcaaagagctggacaccactgagcatatAATCCagcaccctggaggagggagtggcagtccactctagtattcttgcctggagaatcccatggacagaggagcctggcgggctacactccttaggggtcacaaaagaactgGGTACGATTGAGTGATAAAGCACACACTCACAGGGGGGTCTGCGTAACTTGCTTTTACATGCACACCTGGA
The nucleotide sequence above comes from Capricornis sumatraensis isolate serow.1 chromosome X, serow.2, whole genome shotgun sequence. Encoded proteins:
- the LOC138070773 gene encoding odorant-binding protein-like — its product is MKVLFLTLVLGLVCSSQEIPAEPHHSQISGEWRTHYIASSNTEKTGENGPFNVYLRSIKFNDKGDSLVFHFFVKNNGKCIESSVSGRRIANNVYVAEYAGANEFHFILVSDDGLIVNTENVDETGNRTRLIGLLGKEDDVDDHDLERFLEEVRKLGIPEENIVDFTKGDGCQAQ